Proteins found in one Haloferax litoreum genomic segment:
- a CDS encoding GNAT family N-acetyltransferase, with the protein MSDTPDGVAVRPYDPADAEAFWELKRGFELGIGEGTGGDDKRSKYEAKLTDDYRTRYLTWVERCSTDDPGCVVVAEATTDGETDELVGYAFVLPEEMTFIWDAAVLNEIFLAPAYRGTGVADELMQAVLDHARSQDLPLDRMVLDVDEANDRARAFYDRYGFDHWGELVARDL; encoded by the coding sequence ATGAGCGACACACCCGACGGCGTGGCGGTTCGTCCCTACGACCCGGCGGACGCCGAGGCGTTCTGGGAACTCAAGCGCGGGTTCGAACTCGGTATCGGCGAGGGAACCGGTGGCGACGACAAGCGCTCCAAATACGAAGCGAAACTCACCGACGACTACCGAACACGGTATCTCACGTGGGTCGAACGCTGTTCGACCGACGACCCCGGATGTGTCGTCGTCGCGGAAGCGACGACAGACGGCGAGACGGACGAACTCGTCGGCTACGCCTTCGTGCTCCCCGAGGAGATGACGTTCATCTGGGACGCGGCGGTTCTCAACGAGATATTCCTCGCGCCAGCGTACCGAGGGACCGGCGTCGCCGACGAACTCATGCAGGCCGTTCTCGACCACGCGCGGTCACAGGACCTCCCACTGGACCGGATGGTCCTCGACGTGGACGAAGCGAACGACAGAGCGCGAGCGTTCTACGACCGGTACGGGTTCGACCACTGGGGCGAACTCGTCGCTCGGGACCTCTGA
- a CDS encoding transporter, producing the protein MSVAPESVSESSQSTLRTAGIGGLFGFGTAVLAYLATYLVTAAPIENSTASQVLEALGSDLATWKVVGWVFLNAHGTTTTFPGLFGTTSSANLIESVEAFSPALYVVPVVALLAAGAVVAIVSGQSSVKSGALAGATTVLGYLPVALAGIVLFTVSIGDAVARPDPVTAALLAGAVYPLALGSFGGGLATALR; encoded by the coding sequence ATGTCAGTGGCACCAGAATCGGTCTCCGAATCGTCACAATCGACACTCCGAACCGCCGGTATCGGGGGACTCTTTGGCTTCGGCACCGCCGTCCTCGCGTATCTGGCGACGTACCTCGTCACCGCCGCTCCCATCGAGAATTCGACGGCGAGTCAGGTTCTCGAAGCCCTCGGGTCCGACCTCGCAACGTGGAAAGTCGTCGGGTGGGTGTTCCTGAACGCCCACGGTACCACGACGACGTTTCCGGGACTCTTCGGGACCACGTCCTCGGCCAACCTCATCGAGAGTGTCGAGGCGTTCTCTCCGGCCCTCTACGTCGTTCCGGTCGTCGCGTTGCTCGCCGCAGGGGCCGTCGTGGCCATCGTCAGTGGTCAGTCGTCCGTGAAATCCGGTGCACTCGCTGGGGCGACGACGGTACTCGGCTACCTGCCCGTCGCACTCGCGGGAATCGTTCTGTTCACCGTCTCGATTGGCGACGCTGTCGCTCGCCCGGACCCAGTGACCGCCGCGCTCCTCGCCGGAGCGGTGTACCCGCTCGCATTGGGTTCCTTCGGCGGAGGACTCGCCACAGCACTTCGATAG
- a CDS encoding metal-dependent hydrolase family protein has translation MLLRDGRVIDGGRSPDERDVRVDSETGRIVSVGDLDPNRHERVVDLSGKTVTPGLVDAHVHFSLSGERSVEDVVALSTPQLTLVEARNARKTLEAGVTGVRVMGARDIDVVLKRAVDAGDVPGPRMVANCRSITITGGHGHHMGREIDGADDARRAVREQVKRGADFIKFMTTGGVTTPGSDPGAVALTDEELHALVDEAHRRGVHTATHAHGADGIKAAIRAGVDTVEHGTFLDDEAVDLFLEHDVTLVPTLSAPYHISRNTEAATREDVSKVDFVYDRHLESFRKAVDAGVTIAGGTDAGTPFNYHGGNASEIQFMAQHGMDPIDAIRAMTETAADAIGLEGCGVVEPDAHADLLVFDDDPLSDLTVLNDPSAVLKGGRVVSGTLPEN, from the coding sequence ATGCTGCTCCGCGACGGCCGAGTTATCGATGGCGGGCGCTCCCCCGACGAGAGAGACGTGCGAGTCGACTCCGAGACTGGACGCATCGTCTCGGTCGGTGACCTCGACCCGAACCGCCACGAACGCGTCGTCGACCTCTCCGGGAAGACGGTTACACCCGGATTGGTCGACGCGCACGTCCACTTTTCGCTGTCCGGAGAGCGGAGCGTCGAAGACGTCGTCGCACTATCGACGCCGCAACTCACACTGGTCGAAGCACGGAACGCCCGCAAGACGCTCGAAGCGGGCGTTACCGGAGTTCGAGTGATGGGGGCACGCGACATCGATGTCGTCCTCAAACGGGCCGTCGACGCAGGCGACGTGCCGGGGCCACGGATGGTCGCCAACTGCCGGTCCATCACGATTACCGGCGGGCACGGCCACCACATGGGTCGCGAGATAGACGGCGCGGACGACGCTCGTCGGGCGGTTCGAGAGCAGGTCAAACGCGGTGCTGACTTCATCAAGTTCATGACGACCGGTGGGGTGACGACGCCGGGGAGCGACCCGGGAGCAGTCGCTCTCACCGACGAGGAACTCCACGCCCTCGTGGACGAAGCCCACAGACGCGGCGTCCACACGGCGACCCACGCCCACGGTGCCGACGGAATCAAAGCCGCCATCAGAGCGGGTGTGGACACGGTCGAACACGGCACGTTCCTCGACGACGAGGCTGTCGACCTGTTTCTCGAACACGACGTGACGCTCGTCCCGACGCTCTCGGCCCCGTACCACATCTCCCGCAACACCGAAGCGGCGACCAGAGAGGACGTGTCGAAAGTGGATTTCGTCTACGACAGACACCTCGAATCGTTCCGGAAGGCAGTCGACGCGGGCGTCACCATCGCCGGCGGCACCGACGCGGGGACGCCCTTCAACTACCACGGCGGCAACGCCTCGGAGATACAGTTCATGGCGCAACACGGGATGGACCCAATCGATGCCATCCGGGCGATGACCGAGACGGCCGCAGACGCCATCGGCCTAGAGGGGTGCGGCGTCGTCGAACCCGACGCTCACGCCGACTTGCTGGTCTTCGACGACGACCCACTGTCGGACCTCACGGTTCTGAACGACCCGTCGGCCGTGCTGAAAGGTGGTCGCGTCGTCTCTGGGACGTTGCCGGAGAACTGA
- a CDS encoding GNAT family N-acetyltransferase, with product MSDFYPEVVETERLRLVARLPTYLDVYEVYDLCSAPEIDDVTRFMPWSRHETPKVTKEFLDRGESSWNDAESADYAVYTRESEDGGGQLAGFGGLHTKWDRRVGQLGLWIRPQFWGRGYSGERAAALVALGFDVLDLEVVEVSHVAANEKSQRAIEKYMGALGGRLDGRDRNSIIVDGNPVDELRYSVSREEWRETTGGEYDAEFYWDASDVL from the coding sequence ATGAGTGACTTCTACCCTGAAGTCGTCGAGACGGAGCGTCTTCGACTGGTCGCCCGACTCCCGACGTACCTCGATGTCTACGAGGTGTACGACCTGTGTTCGGCCCCCGAAATCGACGACGTCACCCGGTTCATGCCGTGGTCGCGTCACGAGACTCCGAAGGTGACGAAGGAGTTCCTCGACCGCGGCGAGTCGTCGTGGAACGACGCCGAGAGCGCCGACTACGCCGTCTACACGCGCGAGAGCGAAGATGGCGGTGGCCAACTCGCTGGGTTCGGTGGCCTCCACACGAAGTGGGACCGTCGAGTCGGCCAACTGGGCCTGTGGATTCGACCACAGTTCTGGGGCCGTGGCTACTCCGGCGAACGGGCGGCGGCGCTCGTCGCACTCGGGTTCGACGTTCTCGACCTGGAAGTCGTCGAAGTCTCACACGTCGCCGCGAACGAGAAGTCACAGCGAGCAATCGAGAAGTACATGGGCGCGCTGGGCGGGCGTCTCGACGGCCGTGACCGGAACAGTATCATCGTCGACGGCAACCCTGTCGACGAACTCCGGTACAGTGTCTCCCGTGAGGAGTGGCGGGAGACGACCGGCGGCGAGTACGACGCCGAGTTCTACTGGGACGCGAGCGACGTCCTGTAA
- a CDS encoding GNAT family N-acetyltransferase, translating to MFPDEIVTPRLRLRALSREVVDPLDAYDYFAASRSDTIEEETEYVTWNPHQTPKEAFDFFQQAEEQHESAKNAIYAIFPREGEDGAGEFAGTAGFHPEWDNRRAVFGLWLRKKFWGRGYSGERAAAFFAAVFDLLDLEVAYAAALPENDNSVRAIEKYVDRFGGQYDGHFRNDVVDMDGTPRDTRTYSVTRDQWYDATDGEYNAEFRWEGDDE from the coding sequence ATGTTCCCCGACGAAATTGTCACCCCGCGGCTTCGGCTTCGTGCCCTGTCGCGGGAGGTTGTCGACCCGTTGGACGCCTACGACTACTTCGCCGCGTCGCGGTCGGACACCATCGAAGAAGAGACGGAGTACGTGACGTGGAATCCCCACCAGACGCCGAAAGAGGCGTTCGACTTCTTCCAGCAGGCCGAAGAACAACACGAGTCGGCGAAGAACGCCATCTACGCCATCTTCCCTCGCGAGGGCGAAGACGGCGCAGGCGAGTTCGCTGGCACGGCGGGGTTCCACCCCGAGTGGGACAACCGCCGCGCCGTCTTCGGGTTGTGGCTCAGAAAGAAGTTCTGGGGCCGCGGCTATTCGGGTGAGCGTGCCGCCGCGTTCTTCGCCGCCGTCTTCGACCTGTTGGACCTCGAAGTCGCGTACGCCGCCGCCCTCCCGGAGAACGACAACTCGGTTCGCGCCATCGAGAAGTACGTCGACCGGTTCGGCGGGCAGTACGACGGCCACTTCAGAAACGACGTGGTCGATATGGACGGTACCCCCCGCGACACGCGCACCTACTCGGTGACGCGCGACCAGTGGTACGACGCCACTGACGGCGAGTACAACGCCGAATTCCGCTGGGAGGGCGACGATGAGTGA
- a CDS encoding MFS transporter — protein sequence MAGYVQGLRENWQQFVLQLLTVFAVGLTIGSERNVVPILGRDVLGVESVLVIGSFVVSFGFVKALLNLYGGKWAETYGRKPILVAGWVVALPIPLVLIYAPNWWWVTVGNVLLGVNQGLAWSMSVNAKIDLAGSERRGLAVGLDEAFGYGGVAVGSWVTGIIAGQYGLRPAPFVFLVGVVLVGLVVALFFVEETLPYAEAEAKASGSTEEADANLPFAEILKRATWGDKTLFAAAQAGSVEKFVDALVWIAYPLYLTSSGLSVVEVGGVVGVYGGVWGVLQLYTGKLADDIGRRPPVVAGMFLAGAGVLATTFVSGYLPWMVTAGITGVGMALLYPNLITVVGDAAHPTWRATGLGVYRMWRDAGYGFGAILIGVAADLVSVQMAFYVTAAAMFVSGGIALVWMRETHPEFGDYESSVGTERGSPQLDD from the coding sequence ATGGCAGGCTACGTCCAGGGACTCCGCGAGAACTGGCAGCAGTTCGTCCTCCAGTTGCTTACGGTGTTCGCCGTCGGACTGACGATTGGGTCGGAACGAAACGTCGTCCCCATCCTCGGAAGAGACGTGCTCGGCGTCGAATCGGTCCTCGTCATCGGGTCGTTCGTGGTGAGTTTCGGGTTCGTGAAGGCCCTCCTCAACCTCTACGGGGGCAAGTGGGCCGAGACGTACGGGAGAAAGCCGATTCTCGTCGCCGGGTGGGTCGTCGCACTGCCGATTCCGCTCGTCCTCATCTACGCGCCGAACTGGTGGTGGGTGACCGTCGGGAACGTCCTCCTCGGCGTCAATCAGGGACTCGCGTGGAGTATGAGCGTCAACGCGAAGATAGACCTCGCAGGGAGTGAACGCCGTGGACTCGCCGTCGGCCTCGACGAAGCCTTCGGCTACGGCGGCGTCGCCGTCGGGTCGTGGGTGACGGGAATCATCGCCGGGCAGTACGGCCTCCGACCCGCACCGTTCGTCTTCCTCGTCGGCGTCGTCCTCGTTGGCCTCGTCGTCGCTCTCTTCTTCGTCGAAGAGACGCTTCCGTACGCCGAAGCAGAGGCGAAGGCGTCGGGGAGCACCGAGGAAGCCGATGCGAACCTCCCGTTCGCCGAGATTTTGAAGCGCGCGACGTGGGGTGACAAGACGCTGTTCGCCGCCGCACAAGCGGGGAGTGTCGAGAAGTTCGTGGACGCCCTCGTCTGGATTGCCTACCCACTGTACCTCACGTCCTCGGGGCTCTCCGTCGTGGAAGTCGGGGGGGTCGTGGGCGTCTACGGCGGTGTCTGGGGCGTTCTCCAGCTCTACACCGGAAAACTCGCCGACGACATCGGTCGCCGTCCACCGGTGGTCGCCGGGATGTTCCTCGCCGGTGCGGGTGTCCTCGCGACGACGTTCGTCTCGGGATATCTCCCGTGGATGGTGACCGCAGGCATCACCGGCGTGGGAATGGCGCTGTTGTATCCGAACTTGATTACCGTCGTCGGCGACGCCGCACACCCGACGTGGCGGGCGACTGGACTCGGCGTCTACCGGATGTGGCGCGACGCTGGCTACGGCTTTGGTGCCATCCTCATCGGCGTCGCGGCCGACCTCGTCTCGGTCCAGATGGCGTTCTACGTCACCGCCGCCGCGATGTTCGTCTCTGGCGGTATCGCACTCGTCTGGATGCGCGAGACGCACCCCGAGTTCGGCGACTACGAATCGTCGGTCGGGACAGAGCGTGGGAGTCCGCAGTTAGACGACTGA
- a CDS encoding DUF6194 family protein — translation MTPDDFRRYVSDRYDDVVVDEAWGEQGLFYNPGGRLPRGTYFVTVKDRDSENDAASHLYRDGVWRVNLGIGDATYRRLFGARPERPPKGGVVDTGHDFTALDELHPHPVYGWAGWVSIVSPSETTVESVLRPLLDEAYDRAGAQFSKRVSAASATAGQ, via the coding sequence GTGACTCCGGACGACTTCCGCAGGTACGTTTCAGACCGATACGACGACGTCGTCGTCGACGAGGCGTGGGGCGAACAGGGCCTCTTTTACAACCCCGGTGGGCGACTCCCTCGCGGAACCTACTTCGTGACCGTCAAAGACCGTGACAGCGAGAACGACGCTGCATCGCACCTGTACCGCGACGGTGTCTGGCGCGTGAACCTCGGCATCGGCGATGCCACCTATCGGCGGTTGTTCGGCGCTCGCCCGGAGCGCCCACCGAAAGGCGGCGTTGTGGACACCGGACACGACTTCACGGCCCTCGACGAACTGCATCCGCATCCAGTCTACGGGTGGGCAGGGTGGGTGAGCATCGTCTCACCGTCCGAAACGACAGTCGAGTCGGTTCTTCGACCACTGCTCGACGAAGCCTACGACCGGGCAGGCGCGCAGTTTTCGAAGCGAGTCTCCGCTGCGAGTGCCACGGCCGGCCAGTAA
- a CDS encoding DUF998 domain-containing protein, producing MTQMQRETVRVSAIRTVLSDGRSLAGVLFFALAAQFMTVIMLAAAMVPGYDFNAAAISDLGVFPETAMLFNVSLVVVGVFNLLGGYAFYRTHGKRWLFALFGVAGLGAIVAGLFPLGTSDLHSLGALLAFLFFNLQAIGSATRAEGPMKVLSVLLGLAGLVFVVLMVVGDGGNTAVFGPIGHGGTERMIVYPPMMWLVAFGGYLMASTDGQATTADTTPAGAD from the coding sequence ATGACCCAGATGCAGCGTGAAACAGTTCGCGTCAGTGCGATTCGGACGGTACTCAGCGACGGCCGGTCCCTCGCTGGAGTCCTCTTTTTCGCCCTCGCAGCACAGTTCATGACCGTAATCATGCTCGCGGCGGCGATGGTTCCCGGATACGACTTCAACGCCGCGGCTATCAGTGACCTCGGTGTCTTCCCCGAGACGGCGATGCTGTTCAACGTCTCGCTCGTCGTGGTCGGGGTGTTCAACCTCCTCGGCGGGTACGCGTTCTACCGGACGCACGGCAAGCGCTGGTTGTTCGCCCTCTTCGGCGTCGCCGGCCTCGGGGCCATCGTCGCGGGCCTCTTCCCACTCGGAACGTCTGACCTCCACAGCCTCGGCGCGTTGCTCGCGTTCCTGTTCTTCAACCTGCAGGCAATCGGGAGTGCGACCCGAGCAGAGGGTCCGATGAAGGTCCTCTCGGTCCTCCTGGGTCTCGCTGGCCTCGTCTTCGTCGTCCTCATGGTCGTCGGCGACGGCGGCAACACCGCCGTGTTCGGCCCAATCGGCCACGGCGGAACCGAGCGCATGATTGTCTACCCCCCGATGATGTGGCTCGTCGCGTTCGGTGGGTACCTCATGGCGTCCACTGATGGGCAGGCTACCACTGCCGACACGACCCCTGCTGGCGCTGACTGA
- a CDS encoding serine hydrolase domain-containing protein — protein sequence MTLAPTRLLVVLTLVLAVASTPVLASVAGPTAPPVDYAATSTGPPQIDADSIDTDEFETWLDDTMATQLESYHVPGAAVVLVQDGEVVLAKGYGYADVESEAPIVANETVFGVGSTSKLVTWTAVMQGVEDGRLELDRDVNDYLTESPVTVPPTYPEPITLEHLGTHTAGYEDTFGGTLVDDPSDLRPLGDVLAENQPNRVRPPGESVAYSNYGAGLAGHVVAEEYETTFTDYVEDNIFTPLEMRDSTYDQPVPDRLQPRLSNGYVYQNGEYVAQEPQIWGIAPQGGAMRSTATDMGNFMLAYLDNGQFGSERILEADTVAEMHRKHVVKAPDAPELNGMAYGFIEMDRNDERIVGHWGDTAYFRSLLALYPERDTGLFVVYNSPGGHDARFELLQAFTDRYYPRSETPVVDPPAGAADRAAQLTGDYRSLTVSESSWHRVLGVMTRTVTAGTADNGYLTTQRLGGEQRTWVELRPDVYEEVGGQEKLVFQRDDEGRATHLYFGNFGPATYERVPWYESLLVVEGTLAGGILAFVSMLLLWVGGFVWRRVRGRERPSERERVSRWLLGVTSLLWVATVVIFVLAWLNFNAEVASPSLALRVGRLLPYVALVGTLGAVVATALAWRDSYWTTPVRIHYAVVTLAAVLVAWQLSLLRILPL from the coding sequence ATGACCCTCGCCCCTACCCGACTCCTCGTCGTCCTCACACTGGTCCTCGCAGTCGCGAGTACGCCCGTGCTCGCCTCCGTCGCCGGGCCGACTGCACCACCTGTAGACTATGCAGCCACGTCCACGGGACCCCCGCAGATTGACGCCGATTCTATCGACACCGACGAGTTCGAGACGTGGCTCGACGACACGATGGCCACACAACTCGAATCGTATCACGTGCCCGGTGCAGCGGTAGTCCTCGTCCAAGACGGCGAGGTAGTTCTCGCCAAGGGATACGGCTACGCTGACGTCGAGTCCGAGGCACCTATCGTCGCGAACGAGACGGTCTTCGGCGTCGGGTCCACGTCGAAACTCGTCACGTGGACGGCCGTGATGCAAGGTGTCGAAGACGGACGACTCGAACTCGACCGAGACGTGAACGACTACCTGACTGAGTCGCCCGTCACTGTCCCACCGACGTACCCTGAGCCGATTACGCTCGAACACCTCGGCACTCACACTGCTGGCTACGAGGACACCTTCGGCGGGACGCTCGTCGACGACCCGAGCGACCTGCGACCACTCGGAGACGTTCTCGCCGAGAACCAACCGAACCGCGTCCGTCCACCGGGTGAGTCCGTCGCCTACTCGAACTACGGCGCTGGACTCGCCGGTCACGTCGTCGCCGAGGAGTACGAGACGACGTTCACAGACTACGTCGAGGACAACATCTTCACCCCGCTGGAGATGCGCGACAGTACCTACGACCAACCCGTTCCCGACCGCCTCCAGCCACGACTGTCGAACGGGTACGTCTACCAGAACGGCGAGTACGTCGCACAAGAGCCCCAAATTTGGGGCATCGCACCACAGGGCGGAGCCATGCGTTCGACGGCGACGGACATGGGGAACTTCATGCTCGCGTATCTCGACAACGGACAGTTCGGCTCGGAACGTATCCTCGAAGCCGACACCGTCGCCGAGATGCATCGGAAGCACGTCGTGAAAGCACCCGACGCGCCCGAACTCAACGGCATGGCATACGGGTTCATCGAGATGGACCGCAACGACGAACGCATCGTCGGCCACTGGGGAGACACGGCTTACTTCAGGAGTCTCCTCGCACTCTACCCGGAACGCGACACCGGTCTGTTCGTCGTCTACAACTCGCCCGGCGGACACGACGCCCGATTCGAACTTCTGCAAGCGTTCACCGACCGGTACTACCCGCGCTCCGAGACGCCAGTCGTCGACCCCCCGGCAGGGGCGGCAGACCGGGCAGCCCAACTGACCGGTGATTACCGCTCGTTGACCGTCTCGGAGTCGTCGTGGCACCGTGTTCTCGGCGTGATGACGCGCACGGTCACGGCCGGAACGGCCGACAACGGGTATCTCACGACGCAACGACTCGGTGGAGAGCAACGAACGTGGGTCGAACTCCGACCAGATGTCTACGAGGAAGTCGGCGGACAGGAGAAACTCGTCTTCCAACGCGACGACGAGGGCCGGGCGACGCATCTGTACTTCGGGAACTTCGGTCCGGCGACGTACGAACGCGTCCCGTGGTACGAGTCGCTACTCGTCGTCGAGGGAACGCTCGCCGGCGGTATCCTCGCGTTCGTCTCTATGCTCCTGCTGTGGGTCGGAGGGTTCGTCTGGCGACGTGTTCGCGGCCGGGAGCGTCCGAGCGAGCGCGAACGCGTCTCTCGCTGGCTACTGGGCGTGACGAGTCTGCTGTGGGTCGCCACCGTGGTCATCTTCGTCTTGGCGTGGCTGAACTTCAACGCCGAAGTCGCCTCACCGTCGCTGGCGCTCCGAGTGGGGAGACTCCTCCCGTACGTCGCCCTCGTCGGGACACTCGGGGCGGTGGTCGCAACCGCCCTCGCGTGGCGCGATAGCTACTGGACGACGCCCGTCAGAATCCACTACGCCGTGGTGACACTCGCCGCGGTACTCGTCGCGTGGCAACTGTCGCTACTGCGCATCCTCCCGCTCTGA
- a CDS encoding CPBP family intramembrane glutamic endopeptidase: MILQRIREFVAARPVASFFGLAYGFSWLAWAPVALGADEPLRTISFVLGGFGPALAGAVATWLAGDSVRAWAGQIVHWRVAPRWYLVAFALPLVVVALASLGLAFGGHEVDIGLLSGRVVAVLSGFVFVALVGGGNEEPGWRGFALPRLQERYSPIQATLVLGVVWAFWHLPLLATGPSAISGTESLLAELPLIVARILNIVGVAFLLTWVYNGTGESVLVALLAHAGFNTANSTLVPLPFEALNGDAATAVLVAGTVAVWVVAILLVVLTRGRLGYDADGATHLSTGDVSTTAD; encoded by the coding sequence ATGATACTGCAACGAATCCGCGAGTTCGTCGCGGCCAGACCGGTCGCGTCGTTCTTCGGTCTCGCGTACGGATTCTCGTGGCTCGCGTGGGCACCGGTCGCGCTCGGAGCAGACGAACCCTTGCGGACGATTAGTTTCGTCCTCGGTGGCTTCGGCCCGGCACTCGCTGGTGCCGTCGCCACGTGGCTTGCGGGCGACTCTGTCCGTGCGTGGGCGGGACAAATCGTCCACTGGCGCGTCGCCCCACGCTGGTACCTCGTGGCGTTCGCGCTCCCACTCGTGGTCGTCGCACTCGCGAGTCTCGGACTCGCGTTCGGAGGCCACGAAGTCGACATCGGCCTGCTGTCCGGCCGCGTTGTGGCGGTCCTCAGCGGGTTCGTGTTCGTCGCGCTGGTCGGCGGCGGGAACGAAGAACCGGGGTGGCGCGGCTTTGCCCTCCCACGGCTTCAAGAGCGGTACTCCCCGATTCAGGCGACGCTCGTCCTCGGCGTCGTCTGGGCGTTCTGGCACCTCCCCCTGCTGGCCACCGGTCCTTCGGCCATCTCCGGGACGGAGTCGTTACTGGCCGAACTCCCCCTCATCGTCGCGCGTATCCTGAACATCGTCGGCGTCGCGTTCCTCCTGACGTGGGTCTACAACGGTACAGGGGAGAGCGTCCTCGTCGCGTTGCTCGCCCACGCCGGGTTCAACACGGCGAACAGCACGCTCGTCCCCCTCCCGTTCGAGGCGCTCAACGGGGACGCCGCGACGGCCGTCCTCGTCGCGGGCACCGTTGCGGTTTGGGTCGTCGCCATCCTCCTCGTCGTCCTCACGCGGGGCCGACTCGGATACGATGCCGATGGTGCGACACACCTCTCGACGGGCGACGTGTCGACGACGGCAGATTGA
- a CDS encoding HXXEE domain-containing protein, translating to MSSVVATESLAWMWLLPVSWLVHDVEEILTIERWSRRSTRWVETNEISGLQRRLVDMLATTRRQFSIAVGIVGIVFVVATIAGVSDLTGVGILVYTAMLGGYFAHAFVHLGQSLVVRGYTPGVVTAVVVVIPASLALYRRLFSTGLVGLKTATVTGIVGVVLFVPVVVGAGRLAGRIAGEQ from the coding sequence ATGTCGTCCGTTGTCGCCACCGAATCCCTCGCGTGGATGTGGCTTCTCCCGGTCAGTTGGCTGGTCCACGACGTCGAGGAGATTCTCACAATCGAGCGATGGTCTCGGCGGTCCACACGGTGGGTCGAGACGAACGAGATTTCCGGACTCCAGCGTCGCCTCGTCGACATGCTCGCGACGACACGGCGACAGTTCAGCATCGCCGTCGGCATCGTCGGCATCGTGTTCGTCGTGGCGACCATCGCCGGTGTGTCCGACCTCACAGGCGTCGGTATTCTCGTCTACACCGCGATGCTCGGCGGGTACTTCGCCCACGCGTTCGTCCACCTCGGGCAATCGCTCGTCGTTCGCGGATATACGCCGGGCGTCGTCACCGCCGTCGTCGTGGTGATTCCAGCATCACTCGCCCTCTATCGTCGTCTCTTCAGCACCGGACTCGTCGGTCTGAAGACGGCCACCGTCACGGGAATCGTCGGTGTTGTGCTCTTCGTCCCGGTCGTCGTCGGGGCCGGACGACTCGCCGGGCGAATCGCGGGCGAGCAGTGA